A stretch of the Nicotiana tabacum cultivar K326 chromosome 6, ASM71507v2, whole genome shotgun sequence genome encodes the following:
- the LOC142181991 gene encoding secreted RxLR effector protein 161-like has product MESILYSSIISSLIYAQTCTRPDISFAIRMLGRYQSNPGIDHWKAAKKVLRYLKGTKDYMLMYRRSKHLEVVGCSDSDFVGCIDTRKSTFGYLFQLAEGEIS; this is encoded by the coding sequence ATGGAATCAATTCTTTACTCTTCGATTATTAGTAGTCTGATATATGCTCAGACTTGCACAAGACCGGATATTAGTTTTGCGATCAGAATGCTGGGAAGATATCAGAGTAACCCAGGAATTGATCACTGGAAAGCTGCAAAGAAAGTCTTGAGGTACCTGAAAGGAACGAAGGATTACATGCTCATGTATAGGAGATCCAAGCATTTGGAAGTTGTTGGATGTTCGGATTCAGATTTTGTTGGATGTATTGACACTAGAAAATCCACGTTTGGTTATTTATTCCAATTAGCTGAAGGAGAAATATCATGA